A window of Actinomycetes bacterium genomic DNA:
GTGTTGGCCAGCCCGTCCGCGGCCAGCAGCAGGATCCGGGCCCGCTGCGCCTACACGTCGGGTCCTCGCTCATCTCGAGCATCCAGGTGACTCAGGTGGCCGCGTGGCTGGGCCACGCGTCGCCCAGGACGACGCTCGGCGTCTACGCCTACTGCAGGCCGAACGACGACGAGAGCGGTCGCAAGGCGCTCACCGTGGTCGGGACCGTGATCCTGCGCGATGTGCACCCGATGTGCACCGACGTGTCCGCGTCAGGGTCCGCAGACGCTGCGACCCCTTGAGGCTGTCGCTACTTCGGCGGCTCGGTGCTGCGGCGGCGCAGGTAGCGCTCAAACTCTCGCGCGATGGCGTCCCCGGAGGCCTCGGGGAGCTCGGCGGTGTCGACGGCCTCCTCGAGCGTCCGGACGTACGCCGCGATCTCGTCGTCCTCGGCCGCGAGCTCGTCGACACCGATCT
This region includes:
- a CDS encoding PAC2 family protein produces the protein VPHYVAQPPCPKATLALLARIEDLLDVPVPLGDLPEESRAWQIGVDELAAEDDEIAAYVRTLEEAVDTAELPEASGDAIAREFERYLRRRSTEPPK